Genomic DNA from Nicotiana tabacum cultivar K326 chromosome 21, ASM71507v2, whole genome shotgun sequence:
CATTATGTCAGGTTCGTTTTTCCCTActgattgataccttagtgcgtttgaatatgggtccctgtggaatgtcgaccccaccgatgatcatatgaatgacatgttggggttcctcctgttcatttttcctgttggcgtccctttctctgaaatgattcttggctcgatcgctgaggaactctcgatggtggccctcattgaatagatgggttacctcctcccttaattgcctgcaatcctcggtcttgtgaccatgcgtgctatgacacttgcacatcaaatttgggtttctttgggaatgATCGCtttgtatgggtctgggccacctagtatctctgATCTttccgattgccgatacaatgcccgatgcatcgatgctaaggttatattctgataaccgagGTACCTCTGTGGGATCGACATActtatcaaaaccacttttgctcataagtccccgagaattctgtcctcgatcacttcttcgatcATTCCGAGCGGAATTGCGTCCTGAACTATTGTTTCTtcgatctgcggtatatggttgatatcggtctctgttcgaccttggctCCCTGTCGATGTCCTAATGGTTTTTAACTATCGACCGgtttggatgtactgaaccggaagaggctcctaattggtcgtcctcgaccctgatctttgattgatatcgattatgcacatctgcccaagttacagctggatactcgatcaaattttgtttcaactgacgtgatgctatcgaactccacTCGTtaaacccttgggtgaaagcttaaacgacccaatcatctgtgaccggtggcaactccatgcgttccattgGAAATCGGGACACAAACTCCCTcaacatttcattatccctttattttaccttgaaaaggtctaatttcctcgttgcgacctttatggccccggcgtgtgcctttatgaaagaatctgctaacatggcaaatgaattGATGAAATTTGGtagcaggttgtgataccaaatcattgctcccttcgaaagggtctctcTGAAGTTTTTCAACAACAtagattcaatttcatcatcttctgaatcgttacccttgatggcgcatgtatatgaagtaacatgctcgttgggatcggtagtcccattatatttgggtatatctGGCATatgaaacttctttggaataggcttcggagccgcacttggagggaacGACTTctgtacaaacttcttcgaatccactgCTTTCAAGAAtggcggtgcccccggtatctgatcaactcgagagttgtatgtctccaatttttttatcgttggcttcgattttcttctcccctgattcaattattttggtgagctcctcgagcattttcattaccgCAGGATCAGTCCCCGATTCATTACTATTCGACCTTTCCAATACTGGCTCGGTACATCGAGTAATTTCCGACTCGACCCTACTCggagctctatgttgattttgtaactgagcaatagtgacttgctgagcctgaagcatctcgaatatcacttggagactgACTCCTTCGTCTCCTCTGCCCTATGTTCCTTGACCACTAGATTAGCCTTCCCTGCGTACACTCCCATCGAGATTTGCGCCTAGGTACGCGTTTAGAGCAACATGCGAACTGACATTGACTGGGTTGGCAACCAATGCTCCCCCGAGATTAGCCCGTGGCACCTCGACTCCTGGAGCAATCACATTTTCGTTTTCACCGTGGAATCCGAGGCCATTGTCACCATGTGTGGAtgtgttttgtgagtttgacatgttttaacctgaaagcaaagatacttgacaataacaagcgtaaaatagtgtgttttaccagaatcagtactgaacaatcactattatccttagtcccacggtggacgccaaactgtttcccctaaaaattgaataacaattaaacttatattgtggttttaaggatatgtgatttaaaccagCACCAATTgttaaacaacgaattaaatagataacttggacaataaaataaattaaaccgGTCTGCAAACGAtgcctcgacctcgattcgagaaaGTCTCGAagttagttaataagaacaatATAGGATAGAACAAACAACGATGAACAATGATAAACAAAGAAAATAACGTATATGTATATTCTTGTCCGTGAATAATGTTGGTCCCTACAAGTAAATAAAATCCCTCGTTATATAATaaaggaatcctaaataaggtacaactctaataacggaagtagatcccatgattggcgctaataaccgctttgatttgatctgttccggaaTTTTCGCCCTGACTTTCGACCGATTactgatatctcgccattccgttattacgGCTTTCTCGAAGTCAGTCATGCTCGATCTCGATTATTGCTGGCCTCGATCTCAATGAACACTTCGATCTCCAGGTGTGATGTTCTATCTTCGAGCTTGGGGCCGATCTATTATGAAGTTACCCTCGAGGCAACTCCCCTGCCAACGAAATCGGGTATGCCCGATTTCAACCGTATATagtagaaagagtactttcttttcaactaaaaaaagagtattttctttttagttatggagcacaaatttcaacGCTATTTTTGCATAAAAAAGTAAAGCAGCAAATTAGTTCGTTTGGGTTTGTATGAATTTtcaaaagaataattaaattattaaaaataatagaGTCCTGAAAACGTTGAATATTGGGGGGAGACACAAGAAATATGGGGACTTGGGAGAAGGAGGTGAGTAGAGtagtataaaaaattatttttctaaaaaatatttttactctctattcaaatactaaaaaatatttttcgattttttttcactCACCAAACAAATAAGGAATAATAATTGATAAAACcacatatttttcataaaaaactTTTGCAGGAAAACATTTTACTTCCTACCGAACACACCCGAAATGAAAGGAGTCCATTGCCATTTGTAAGTTTTTTTCCGAAGACGCCGTCAACCTAGCAATTTTTCTTTTGGGACAAGTTGGCATGGCCAGTCCAATAGTCCATTCGCTCAACTCCTTCTCGAAGGcaaaaaaaagaataatttctttatttgaaaaaagaaaaaggtagcAGCTGTGCAGGAAGTGCGAACAAGTTCTCCCTTGCGACTTTCACTCTCTCTGTTTCCATTCTCCCCCAAACCCTATTCTCTTTGATCTTCATTTATTCTTCACGTCAAAACCTTCTTCTCATCATATTTTCTTCTATATTCTGTAAGATCTACTTTGTGGCCaccatttctctctctctctctctctctctctcacacacacacacacacaaaagcgTATTAATAGTATTGGAATTTCTCCTAAATTTGTCTTTTTATTGATTTAACAGCTTTAATAGATCAAATCTACGATGCTGGGCGTTTTAAGGCGCAAGGCTTCTGCTTCGGTACAATTCCTCATTTAGCCCTTTTTCATTTGCGTACTTTTTTTCTGAGCTTTATTTATGAGTTGATAAAATTAATATAACGAAATTTTGTTTTTTTACTGGACAGTGCTTAGGGAAAAATCTGCAAGTGATTCGACCTACAGTGTCTACGTCTAGAATTCCCTCTGCCACAACAGAAAAGGTAATATAAATGCTTTATTATCTTGCTAAGATGCAGATTTATTTTCAGTTTAGAGGAGGTCAATTTTATGCTAAATTGTATTTGGAACATTTGAACCTGGAATTTTTCGCACATTTGAGTCTGAGCCatgtgactgatggtcagttttGAAATAAATACGTTATTGAGCTATTAGGTTAAAGTAATTGATGTTCATCAGTTGatagttttggttattttatttgaTGATGGTGGTGTCCGGGCCAACTTGCGCTcacctcgactattccaccaGTTACTTGTTACCTCTACCAACATAGGTACCGGGTAACTCTGCCACCAAGGCTTGggcagatgggaagaaatcacctagtgtttttgccTATGCTGGGATTAGTTTATATTGGTTAATGAAATGACATTGCTTAGATTTGAATTTGAGGTTATCCCGGGAGTACCATgcatcaaaataatttttttcctttcatgTAGTAATTTTGATGGTGGTTTTGCTAATTTGGTTTGAATGGTTTAATGTCAGTCCTTGGATCTCACCTAATGTTTACTTCACCATGTCTTTTTTCTTTCCGATTTCTCCTTATATACTGTGACGTGCCAGATTTTGGCTTTGATTGCGTTTGATAGATTATGTTATCCAGGCTCTTTATCATTTTGTTCTCCTCTAATTCCGGGATGGTATTAGTTGTCTTTTGAAAATTTGGAGGTCTCATATCTTTGGACTGGCTATGCTCCTTTCCCCCCCTTGTAAATCTTGTTCAATTTGAGATTTTAGGCATAACATACTTTGCACATGTCAACAGCTATTACTTCTTCCTAGACAATGTGGTCATACTCGGAATTTCAGTCACCTTGTTTTACCTGGTAATTGTGGTGGCTCAATTACAAATTCAATATGTTCGTTTTACGTCGCTATCATTATTAACTCCTAATTTATGATACAGGATGCTCAACGAATTTGAGGCCAGAAAGGTTAGTAACCGTTTTCATTGCTAGTACATCTATTGCTTTTATGTTAAGCTGTATAGCATGAATAGATGCACCATACGCTTACCTCAATTAGCATTCCGCATTTTTCTCCGCGTAGGACACCCTGCTTTAGTTCAATGCTTGGAGGTGAAACCAACCATTGTTTTTTATCTTTGCATATCTTGGAGTCCTGTCTAAGTATTGCTTTTAGCTATACGGCTTGGTCATTATTTTTTGTCATTATGCTTACTCGAAGAAGAGACCTTGGTTTTGGCAGCTGCCTTTGTGCCTTCTTGTACTTGAATGAGAAATTAAGAGCTAGCGCAGTGTGAGAAAGACAGTATGTTCATATGTGCCAGAGAGATAAAGATCTACATGTTTCTGCACATGATATAAGTGAAATACTCCCCTTCCCGATACAATTTAATTGCCTATAGATTAATAAATGGAATGACTTACATTGTTTTTCAAATTGTTGTTAGAAGAATAATTATAATTGTTGAAGATTGATAAGGAGAACATCATAGTATGATCTAGATTTGCGTTTTGAAGATAGTGAATTTTATACTTGTAACATGTGTGGATGATTTTATTGTGTCTTAAGACATTTTGGGACATCTATAGATGGAACTTTGTCACACAAACTAAGATTAAGGGAGTTTTATGATCGCAGATCTGATTACTTCATATGCTCGAAGAAGTCTTTGTACCcattatacaacaacaacatatctaGTATTATCctacaccgtggggtctggggagggtagtgtgtacgcaaaccttacccctaccttgtgaggatagagaggttgtttccaatagaccctcggctcaggaaaacataagcaccacattaatgaaaatatagacaagaagggacaataccaaaatatcatataaaaacagaataaaaacaacaagataataaggtaatcaacaatgaaaaaaaaataacggtttgtcataaaaacctactacctaCAGAAAGCGAGattgcgtgccaatactactgttatgaacactctagactacctactttactaccctaatcctcgacctccataccttcttatcaagggtcatgtccttggtcagctgaagctgcgccatgtcttgcctaatcacctcttctttggcctacctctatctctccgtaggccctccaatgtcaacctctcacacctcctcaccggggcgtctgtgctcctcctcctcacatgaccaaaccacctaagccgcgcttcccgcatcttgtccataataggggccacacccaccttgtcgcgaataacctcatttctgatcctatctaacctagtgtgcccgcacatccatctcaacatcctcatctctgttACCTTTATATTCTGGACACGAACgatcttaactggccaacactcagtcccatacaacatcgttggtctgaccaccactctgtagaacttacccttaagtttcggtggcacctttttgtcacacaaaacactggaagcgagtctccatttcatccatcccgccccaatacgatgtgtgacatcttcatcaatctccccatctccctgaataatagacccaaggtacttaaaactccctctcctaaGGATGACatgcgagtccagcctcacctctcCTTCCCCCTTGAGTCTCGCCAcagaacttacactccaagtattctgtcttggtccctcttaacttgaaacctttagattccagggtctgtctccatacctctaattgcgcgttTACACCGTCttgcgtctcgtcaatcaatacaatatcatctgcaaatagcatgcaccacggcaCCTCCCATTGGATGTGGCATgtcagtacgtccatcaccagagcaaacataaaagggctgagtgccgacccctgatgcaactCTATCATAGCTGGAAAATGGTCTGAGTCCCCACCCACtgtcctcactcgggtctttactccatcatacatgtccttaatcaagcTAACGTAGGCAACAAGTACACctttagcctccaaacatctccacaaaacctctcTCGGAACTTTATCGgacgccttttctaagtcgatgaacaccatatgcaagttcttctttctctctctatactgctccatcaatctcctaacaaggtggatggccctaacaaggtgaatggcttctgtagtcgaacgccccgggataaacccaaactggttctcggaaatagacaccctcctcctcacccttagctctaccactctctcccagactttcatagtatggctaagcagcttgataccccgatagttattgcaattttggatatcacccttgttctttgTATACAGGAACCATCGTGCTCTAGCTCCACTCTTCggcatcttcttcgttctaaaaatgacattaaataacctagtgagccactccaagcctgccttgCCCGCACTCTTTCAAAACTCCATCGGGATTTCATCCGGCCCGGTCGCTTTGCCCTTGCTCATCTTACACATAGCCTcctcaacttcatcaactctaatccgcctacaatacccaaagtcacgatgactcccggagagttccaaatcacctagTACAATGCTCCTGTCCCCCTCTtcgttcaagagactatggaagtaggtctgccatctctggcggataagcccctcatctaacaaaactctaccttctttgtccttgatgcacttcacttggtccaagtcacgcGCCTTCCTTTCTCGTGCCTTGACTAAcctgaacaacctcttatcccTACCTCGGCCCTCGAGTTCCTCATACGAATGACTAAAAGCTACAGTCGTGGCCGCCGTAACTGCTagctttgcctctttcttagccaacttataatGCTCCCTATTTGCCCTTTTCTCCTCCTCGTCTATACTTTCCACTAGCTTCAGATACGCTGCTTTTTTGGTTTTCACTTTTCCTTGCACCTttccattccaccaccagtctcccttgtgaccaccagagtaaccctttgagacccctaatacctctctcgcggcttccctaatgcactgcgcagtcgtggtccacatagcgcttgcgtccccactactcctccaagccccCATAGTCACCACTCACCAGCTTGACCCCCAACTCCTGCGCTTTAGCTTATgtcaaggctccccacctgatccTATGTTGGCTATACATCgccctcttcctcctcttcctcgtgatctcaaggtccatgaccaggagcctatgaagggtcaagaggttctcactcgggatgaccttgcaatccattatacaaaaaaaacaaaaaagtggAACTTAAAGAACCAAATTAATCTGGTTGATTTTTTTGTATACAAATATTTGTATATACTTTCAGCAGTTGACCTCTATCAACAGTACAGCCATGACCACAAACATGGATTAGTTTAGATTTGGTGTCCGAAAAACGCATTTCTCTTTTATACCCCTAAGGTCATTTTTGAATTGTAGTGTGAACAAAGGGAAAAATTAAATACTAGTAATTAGTTTCTCAGTAGAAATTCCACCTTATGCAGTAAATAACTTAAAATCATACTATTTACCTTTTATCATCCCATTATCATCACCAACTATTTAACAAGAGATGAGATAATAAGCCTTGAAGTATGTGTGCGTTGAGTGTTGCCACCAATATCTTGTCAAGATTAATCCTTTCTTTCTTATGTTGCACCCTATTGTGATGGTTGGCTTTAATGGTGGATCTTAGTGAGTAAAGAATAAAAgagttgttgattttggtatatTCTGCTGCTTCTTCTACCTCCCCCCTCCTCCCCGCCTTCCGTTGATCCATATAAATTATTTCATTATCTGCAGGGGAGCCGTGGCCAATCTTCACTCAAGTCTAACACTACAGATTCACAGCAGGCCCTTCTGTTCAAATAGTGGTATATCTTCTTTAGTAGTGATTAACCTTGTTTTGTATCTCGATACATGTGAACTTATTCCTTCATCTGCTGATGTCCGACATGTAACTTTAAAAATGTCATTTGGTCCCTTCTGCTTTCAGTGGTTCACCATGGATCTATCATTTTTATGCAATTAGTGCCTTGACAATATTGATGAGCTGCTGGAAAATGCTAACTACTGATTTGCCTATTGAATCTTCTCTAGTTTTTGACACATAAAATGATTATTATCTTTTGATATCTTTTTAGAGAAGAtactttttccttttctgttcCTTTTCTGTTTTAGTATTGAGATCttatatagaaattaaatgaatttTGCAGggtcttttgttattttccatTATGATCTTTAACATTTAACATGCTAGTTATGGTAATATACAAATTCCTATCTTGGAGTGAGTAATTTGCAATTATCTGTCCAAAGATACAGAGCTAGCTACTTGTAGTGGTGTGAAATTAAGTACTCTTTGGAAATTCACAATTGATTTATACTCCAtatattgtgaaataatgaattgGTTGAATGTTTATTCTTAATATTCTTCTTGTTTCCATTTCTAGTCTTCTTTTCGGTGCTatccctttttcttcttcttcttcttctattggGATTCCTTTAATCAGTAAAGAGTAACTTTTTATGTATAATAAAACCAGCAAAAGAAGTTGCTGGATAAGCTACAACCAAAGATACGACATTACAAATTGTGTAATGTGCTAATGAAGTCAGTCAGGGCACTAGGGCCAGAAGCTTTACATCTGCCATGTTGCACCAAAAACTAAGCAAAACAATACATCTGTTTTTTATATTAACAACTGTTTTATTCCTATTCTCAAACAACCTGTCATTTCTTTCTTTCCAGATTGCAGCCGGGATAGTATCCCAAATTGTGATAGAAGATCGCTGTATATCTAATCTGTTCCATCCTTGCAAAAACTGTAGTGTAGAATTGGGCATGCACCAAAGATGCCCAAGATATTTAGGAAAAGGTCCCAAATTTGGGAGGTAAATTTACAATGAAGGAAGAGATTGATGCCCTCGAGCTATTCTTCACATAAGACACATCTGTTGCATAGCTGCGTgcttcttcttttgaaggttgCTTTGTGTGAGACATGCATCTTTAGATACCAACCAGGAGAAACATTTAACCTTGAGAGGGGCCAAATCTTTCCAATGGGTTTCCATGGCCCAGGAATGTTATGCGAGGGAGCTTTTGTCGACATAGCATAACATGATTTCACTGAAAAAAATGCCTTTCGAATTCCCTTTCTTCTTCTGTTATTGGGCTTGGTTGGGATTTATCATGGATACGCAAGAACCTTAGAACTTTTAcccttttattttcattattagTACATGAATTCGGCCAAGATTGGATATCTTGAAAAGCGTTAATCTAAAGCAGAGGAAACAGCTATACTTATACTGCAATAATGGAGTCTAACGATGACTACCATGACTAGCAAGTTCATTATATAGACACTTTTAACCTATGTATTCATTGTGTGCACAATTAGTCGTCTCTCAATTGTGGTAACGAAGTTACTATTCATCACTTTGTTTTCATTGTTATGTACATGAATTACAAAATTAGATAACCCTTAAAGTGGGTTGAGCGATGACGATCAGTGTTGACTCAATTTTATTATAATTCAGAAAATGTTTAAATTGCCATTTCCTTGTGCGCTCAATTGGATCTGCAATGTGGTGATGCAGTTACTAACATTTCGTCTTTTGTTTTGTCTCATCTGTATTTCTGCCAAAGGTGATCTGGTTGATGCTGTTGTTCCTTTTATGGGTGAATCCATAAGTGATGGCACACTGGCTAAGTTCCTGAAGAGTATGTTTTTTGTTATTGTGTCCGTGATGATATTATTTGAGGCAGAACACTTAGTTTCTTTCATGTCTCGTTCTTTTTAATCAGATCCTGGTGACAGAGTAGAAGTTGATGAGCCAATTGCTCAGATTGAAACAGATAAGGTATTTGGTTTGAGACATGTTTAACTAATTTTAATCCAAACTTTCTATGGGTTTCCTGGGAGGTTCAAAGCTTACATGTCATCTATACTTGGCAGGTAACAATTGATGTAACCAGTCCGGAAGCCGGTGTAATCCAAAAGGTAGAATATCGCTTTAACACTGGAACTCTTCATTTTCTAACCCAGTTTTATTGTGTCCTTATTTTGATACCAATGGATTCTGCATTTGCTTTTGGATATTTGTAGTTTGTAGCCAAGGAAGGAGACACTGTGGAACCAGGCTACAAGGTTGCTATCATTTCAAAATCTGGTGAGGGTGTAGAAAGTGTAGATCATGTTGCTCCGTCCGAGAAGCCATCTGAAAAAGAAGCTCCGAAGCCACCTTCTCCTGttgaagagaaaaaagaagacgTGAAACCTAAAGTTGAGACAACTCCTGTCAAAGAGAAGTCTAAGGAAACTTCACCGCCTCCTAAGCGCTCTGCTACAGAACCCCAACTTCCCCCTAAAGAGCGGGAAAGACGAGTGAGTCTCTAAAACTTTTGAAGCTTTTGAAAGCTTATCGTCACGACCAGTGTTATTAAAACCCATGCTTTGTTGCTTAAAAAAATGAAGCTATGCATAAGCAAGGCGGTATCGCTTCAGTAGTCAAACTTTGCGCTTCTGAGAAGTGTGCGCTCCAACCAGAAGCGATTAATTTTTTGAATCTCAACTTTGAGGAGTTGGGTTAATATTGACATTATTGTATATTGGAtgctaaattagttattttaattatatcatAGTACTAGATTCATATGTGATCGGTATTTTCTAATCTTTCTGTAAATTGTGCACTTCACTTCAAAGAAGCATGCACTTCACTTCTCCCTTTTCGCTCGCTTCAAGCCCTGTAGACTTTGTCTCTTTATGCACTTTTCGCTTTTAAAAGCACTAGTCACGAGTATTCATTTGAGCATCTGTCGCAATTACTGTGTAGCAACATCTGAATCTTCTTTGATGATAGGTTCCCATGACCAGGCTCAGGAAAAGAGTTGCTACTCGCTTGAAAGATTCTCAGAACACATTTGCATTGTTGACTACATTCAATGAAGTTGATATGTAAGTTTGGATTGTAGTTTTGATAAACAAATTTATGAGCTTCTTTGCCGTATGTTATGGCTTAATCCTAGTGATATCAGAAAGATATCCGAAGTCCTTTGGTACCTTGATCTATGTTACCATGAATTCATTTACGGATACATATGCAGTACGTGTGTGGAAGCATCATGTGCCAGCATGTTAATCTTGCCAACTTTTAATGTATTTTGAAGAATCCACGTGAAATATCAAACCCATGTCACACCCGTTCGACATGGGTATGTCAAGGCACATGAAGGATCCTTGTAACACGGTTATTTTAATGACTAGAATTGGTTTAGTTGCCGTCCAAATTTTGGTActtatcttctttctttttgatgaATTTTTTAGATAGCAAGTGACCTTTAAGGTTATAACGTAACTTTCTTTCTCAAGTTGATATCCTGGATGCAGATTTGTTTCTGTTCTAATCCAGTAGAGGTGTAGGAAGCATTTGTcatagccaatgaagtgtttgcTATGCATATTGTATTAGTTGTATTCACTAACGCCGATCTTGTTGCAGGACTAATTTGATGAAGCTCCGATCTGATTACAAAGATGCATTTGTTGAAAAGCACGGGGTGAAGTTAGGACTCATGTCTGGATTTGTGAAAGTATGAGCAGCATCAGTGTTAATACTTTTTCTTTTTACATATTCGTTGACAACCTCTGACGAAAAAGATCTATTACTTGTCCCCATAAAGAAAGTCTGACGAAAAAGATTATACTATTTCAGGCAGCAGTTAGTGCACTCCAGAATCAACCTATAGTTAATGCAGTTATTGATGGCGATGACATCATATATCGGGAC
This window encodes:
- the LOC107828007 gene encoding dihydrolipoyllysine-residue succinyltransferase component of 2-oxoglutarate dehydrogenase complex 1, mitochondrial; protein product: MLGVLRRKASASCLGKNLQVIRPTVSTSRIPSATTEKLLLLPRQCGHTRNFSHLVLPGCSTNLRPERGAVANLHSSLTLQIHSRPFCSNSGDLVDAVVPFMGESISDGTLAKFLKNPGDRVEVDEPIAQIETDKVTIDVTSPEAGVIQKFVAKEGDTVEPGYKVAIISKSGEGVESVDHVAPSEKPSEKEAPKPPSPVEEKKEDVKPKVETTPVKEKSKETSPPPKRSATEPQLPPKERERRVPMTRLRKRVATRLKDSQNTFALLTTFNEVDMTNLMKLRSDYKDAFVEKHGVKLGLMSGFVKAAVSALQNQPIVNAVIDGDDIIYRDYVDISIAVGTPKGLVVPVLRNAEKMNFAEIEKTINGLAKKATNGTISIDEMAGGSFTISNGGVYGSLLSTPIINPPQSAILGMHSIVNRPMVVGGNVVSRPMMYIALTYDHRLIDGREAVYFLRRIKDVVEDPRRLLLDV